One genomic region from Rosa rugosa chromosome 1, drRosRugo1.1, whole genome shotgun sequence encodes:
- the LOC133726509 gene encoding xyloglucan O-acetyltransferase 4 has product MNTFFPEKMNIYGKRERGLNMNRLMPFLLTSLAIASIFSFFLAYSPSSFPITSKQALTSVENQPDDDSPSHAVPVKMIPPPKKEEECDLFKGQWVPDLRGPLYTNSSCKSIPESKNCFKNGRMDRDFLNWKWKPEKCELPEFDPKAFLQIVRGKKMAFVGDSVARNHVESLLCLLSQEELPKDIYKDSEDRFRTWYFPQHDFTLMKLWSKYLIAADERMVNGTGSGVFDLHIDRIDDEWAKHLPGLDYAIISDGHWFFRVLYLYKGKKLIGCVYCNQPNITGLNTSNAVRMAFRSAFKYISNCKNCKGGLLTLLRTFAPAHFENGAWNTGGYCNRTSPLREAQVDFTKFDWEMRKIQIEEIERARKEEKKIKVLDITRAMLMRPDGHPGLHWGNQWMKGYSDCVHWCMPGPVDYWNNFLMALIRN; this is encoded by the exons ATGAATACTTTTTTCCCAGAAAAGATGAACATCTATGGTAAAAGGGAGAGAGGTCTGAACATGAACAGACTCATGCCTTTCCTGCTTACTTCTTTAGCCATAGCCTCCATTTTCAGCTTCTTCCTTGCTTATTCCCCAAGCTCTTTTCCGATCACATCAAAACAAGCCCTTACTTCTGTTGAGAACCAGCCAGATGATGATAGTCCTAGCCATGCAGTACCAGTCAAGATGATCCCACCTCCAAAAA AGGAAGAGGAGTGTGACTTGTTTAAGGGTCAGTGGGTTCCGGATTTGAGAGGGCCATTGTATACGAATTCGAGCTGTAAGAGTATTCCGGAATCGAAGAATTGTTTCAAGAATGGGAGGATGGATAGGGATTTTCTGAATTGGAAATGGAAGCCGGAGAAATGTGAGCTGCCGGAGTTTGATCCCAAGGCGTTCTTGCAAATTGTTCGAGGGAAGAAGATGGCATTTGTTGGTGACTCTGTTGCTCGCAATCACGTTGAGTCTCTTCTATGCCTCTTGTCACAG GAGGAACTTCCCAAAGACATCTACAAGGATTCTGAAGACCGTTTCAGGACATGGTACTTTCCTCAACATGACTTCACCCTAATGAAATTGTGGTCCAAATATCTTATAGCCGCAGACGAGAGGATGGTTAATGGCACTGGTTCAGGCGTTTTTGATCTGCACATAGACAGAATCGATGATGAATGGGCAAAGCACCTTCCGGGTTTAGACTACGCCATCATCTCGGACGGGCATTGGTTTTTTCGGGTATTATACCTATACAAAGGCAAAAAACTCATAGGATGTGTCTATTGCAATCAACCCAATATTACCGGCTTGAACACTAGCAATGCAGTTCGCATGGCGTTTCGATCTGCATTTAAATACATTAGCAATTGCAAGAATTGCAAGGGCGGGCTTCTGACCTTGTTGAGGACATTTGCACCGGCACATTTTGAGAACGGGGCTTGGAACACTGGAGGGTACTGCAATAGGACGAGTCCCTTACGTGAGGCACAAGTTGATTTTACGAAGTTTGATTGGGAAATGAGGAAGATTCAGATTGAGGAGATTGAAAGagcaagaaaagaagagaagaagattaAAGTTTTGGATATAACTAGGGCAATGTTGATGAGACCAGATGGGCACCCTGGACTTCACTGGGGAAATCAATGGATGAAGGGTTATAGTGACTGTGTTCATTGGTGCATGCCAGGCCCGGTTGATTACTGGAACAATTTTTTGATGGCACTtatcagaaattaa
- the LOC133726508 gene encoding uncharacterized protein LOC133726508: MHGSPAEESIPRRRHMWPVPHSNATTVASNPSSPPPPDFFNKDGRKIRVGDCALFKPPQDSPPFIGIIRWLKLDKGDSLSLGVNWLYRPADVKLLKGVSPEAAPNEVFYSFHKDEIPAASLLHPCKVAFLRKGVELPSGISSFVCRRVYDTENKCLWWLTDKDYINERQEEVDHLLDKTRLEMHGAVQSGGRSPKPLNAPSSTPQFKSGSDSLQNSASPFSSQGKGKKRERGDQSSDPVKRERLIKTEDGEAGHARPESVLKSELSKITDKGGLVDLEAVEKLVQLMQPDSAEKKIDMAGRILLVDVIAVTDRFDCLGRFVQLRGLAVLDEWLQEVHKGKIGDGSSPKESDKSVEEFLFALLRALDKLPVNLHALQTCNVGKSVNNLRTHKNSEIQKKARSLVDTWKKRVEAEMKLNESKSGSSRGVSWPSKAAPSEVSQVGSRKTGSSSEVGSKSSTVQNSVSKSPQVKVGSSEMVSKSSASPGSTKLLSVSSGNISKDQNFRMLVGAGNSDLPLTPIKEERSSSSSQSQNNSQSSDHAKTVGSLYKEDARSSSAGSVSANKLSSGSSRHRKSSNGLHGSAGSGVHKEGGPGKVGTPSRNLTSEKASTAGVSYEKGHEAPMVDQASSRLIVRLPNTGRSPARGASGGSFEDPVTSGRASPSAEKHGNQEKKAKGRSDALLGNSTADMNSDVCHSKDGLSGSEENNVPPFSSEQNRAGEDAEKPMEASKVAGPGSKVISRMGKSYEASLSSMNALIESCVKFSEGSDTASPGDDVGMNLLASVAAGELSKSENVSPSCSPQRNSPVPDGSFSDKDAKLKQLGEVSETQCQPIGRANSGSTAELGNAGDSLRGKSEPRHSVPHLPANVSGGDTKCSSAGSGNQIVECNANLNCSSNMQQNVDRPSLAVDGKLVEPYYASGSELPSCATKEGLVEAEGCNQSHEQGKLGAQNAKGCSISESKLKVPPALHDEDKILHKGDERTVGSSKPIVSEATSGSEKVEKDNETSTCSSSEMADDNPDTVKDSNIALLAEQKPSGATGIQSESKEGKSEDAVPCSGSGNTLQLQLKGENTDEDKAMGHSEQTVKDERDKSTERKDALEHSSEFSQEIKERKETSGHCSGTPIPRVQSPSVPVQENHKPGCKLEAIESGEKEERQISGVNASGSDTAVKLDFDLNEGFPVDDSIQQEFVKAGDPGASSSVHVPCPLPFQMPSMSGSFPASVTVVAPAKGSFVPPENPMRSKGELGWKGSTARSAFRPAEPRKNLEAPLSTSDPPVVDTASSKQGRPPLDFDLNVPDQRVYEDVVSQNPAHVMDHKSGSHDRGAGGLDLDLNRVDESPDIVPLPVINSCRLEIPPLPSRSSLSGGLSNGGINDSRDFDLNNGPGLDEVGTEAAPFTQHIKSSVPLRTPVSGLRMNSPDFGNFSAWFAPGNSYPAITVPSIFPGRGEQSYGTAAGSQRVLCPPTGNPSFGPEIYRGPVLSSSTAVPFPPTTYQYAGFPFETNFPLSSSSFSGCSTAYVDSSSGGALCFPTMPSQLMGPGGVVSSPYPRPYMMNLAGSSSNVGLDGRKWGSQGLDLNSGPGGTEAERRDERLPSGLRQLSVPSSQALVEEQLKMFQVGGVLKRKEPDSGLDAVDRMSYKQPWQQ; the protein is encoded by the exons ATGCATGGGTCGCCAGCTGAGGAGTCGATACCGCGTCGTCGGCACATGTGGCCTGTCCCTCATTCCAACGCCACGACTGTAGCTTCCAACCCCtcttcaccaccaccacctgaTTTCTTCAACAAA GATGGACGCAAAATTCGTGTCGGAGATTGTGCACTTTTCAAGCCCCCTCAGGATTCCCCACCTTTTATAGGAATAATTCGCTGGCTAAAATTAGACAAGGGAGACAGTTTGAGTTTAGGGGTTAATTGGCTCTATCGACCTGCTGATGTGAAGCTTCTTAAAGGGGTCTCGCCAGAAGCTGCCCCAAACGAGGTCTTCTACTCCTTTCACAAGGATGAGATACCTGCTGCATCGCTACTGCATCCGTGTAAAGTCGCATTCCTTCGTAAAGGTGTTGAACTTCCTTCAGGGATATCCTCATTTGTGTGCAGAAGAGTGTATGATACTGAGAACAAGTGTTTATGGTGGTTAACTGACAAAGATTATATTAAT gaacgacaggaagaAGTAGATCATCTTTTAGACAAGACAAGACTAGAAATGCATGGGGCAGTGCAGTCGGGAGGTCGTTCTCCGAAGCCCTTGAATGCTCCGTCATCAACACCACAGTTCAAATCTGGTTCAGATAGTTTACAGAATAGTGCATCCCCCTTTTCTTCGCAGGGTAAGGGAAAAAAGAGGGAGCGAGGTGATCAGAGCTCTGATCCGGTGAAACGTGAGCGCTTAATTAAGACAGAGGATGGAGAGGCTGGCCACGCCAGACCGGAAAGTGTATTGAAGTCTGAGCTTTCCAAAATAACAGACAAAGGAGGACTTGTAGACTTAGAGGCGGTTGAGAAGTTAGTCCAACTTATGCAACCTGACAGTGCTGAAAAGAAAATAGATATGGCTGGCCGAATATTGCTTGTTGATGTCATAGCAGTTACTGATAGGTTTGATTGCCTTGGGCGATTTGTACAGCTAAGGGGTTTGGCTGTATTGGATGAATGGCTTCAAGAGGTTCACAAGGGAAAAATTGGTGATGGTAGCAGCCCTAAAGAAAGTGATAAATCTGTTGAGGAGTTTCTCTTTGCATTACTTCGTGCACTGGATAAGCTGCCTGTGAATCTTCATGCTCTACAAACTTGTAATGTTGGCAAGTCTGTGAATAATTTACGTACACACAAGAACTCTGAAATTCAGAAGAAAGCTAGGAGTTTGGTTGACACATGGAAGAAGCGTGTAGAAGCTGAGATGAAATTAAATGAATCAAAGTCTGGATCAAGCCGTGGTGTCTCCTGGCCTTCAAAGGCTGCACCTTCAGAAGTTTCTCAGGTTGGTAGCAGAAAAACTGGAAGTTCATCTGAGGTTGGCTCAAAAAGCTCCACTGTTCAAAATTCCGTGTCCAAATCTCCTCAAGTGAAAGTTGGCTCTTCTGAAATGGTTTCAAAGTCTTCTGCTTCTCCTGGGTCAACAAAACTGCTGTCTGTATCCTCTGGTAATATCTCTAAGGATCAAAATTTCAGAATGCTAGTTGGTGCTGGAAACTCCGATCTTCCATTGACACCAATTAAGGAGGAACGGAGCAGCAGTTCTAGTCAGTCTCAGAACAACAGCCAATCAAGTGATCATGCAAAGACTGTGGGTTCCTTATATAAAGAAGATGCAAGAAGCTCAAGTGCTGGTTCAGTAAGTGCAAATAAACTTTCTAGCGGCTCTTCTCGACATCGGAAATCAAGCAATGGTCTTCATGGGTCTGCCGGCTCAGGGGTGCATAAGGAAGGAggaccaggaaaagttggtacCCCAAGTAGAAATTTGACTTCTGAGAAGGCATCAACCGCCGGAGTATCCTATGAGAAAGGTCATGAAGCTCCAATGGTTGACCAGGCAAGTAGCAGACTAATTGTGAGGCTGCCGAACACTGGCCGCAGTCCAGCTCGGGGTGCTTCAGGAGGTTCTTTTGAAGATCCTGTTACATCTGGCAGAGCTTCTCCTTCTGCAGAAAAGCATGGCAACCAGGAGAAAAAAGCCAAGGGTAGAAGTGATGCTTTGCTGGGAAATAGTACTGCTGATATGAACTCAGATGTATGTCACAGCAAAGATGGATTGTCTGGTTCTGAAGAAAATAATGTGCCACCTTTCTCCAGTGAACAAAATAGGGCTGGTGAAGATGCTGAAAAACCAATGGAGGCATCAAAGGTTGCTGGTCCTGGATCAAAAGTTATATCAAGGATGGGAAAATCATATGAAGCATCCTTAAGCTCCATGAatgctttaattgaaagttgtGTCAAGTTTTCTGAAGGTAGTGATACTGCTTCACCTGGAGATGATGTTGGGATGAATTTACTAGCTAGTGTGGCGGCTGGAGAGCTGTCCAAATCTGAAAATGTCTCACCATCATGTTCTCCCCAGAGGAATTCTCCTGTGCCTGATGGTTCATTTTCAGATAAAGATGCCAAGTTGAAACAACTGGGTGAAGTATCTGAAACCCAATGTCAACCTATCGGCAGGGCTAATAGTGGTTCTACTGCAGAGCTGGGAAACGCTGGTGACTCATTGCGGGGTAAGAGTGAACCAAGACATTCCGTACCCCATCTGCCAGCTAATGTTTCTGGAGGAGACACCAAATGCAGTTCAGCTGGTTCTGGGAATCAAATAGTTGAGTGTAATGCAAATTTGAATTGTTCTTCCAATATGCAACAAAATGTAGATAGACCATCCTTGGCGGTTGATGGGAAGCTTGTTGAGCCATATTATGCTTCTGGATCAGAGCTACCTTCATGCGCTACAAAAGAGGGTCTTGTGGAGGCTGAAGGGTGTAATCAGTCTCATGAGCAAGGAAAATTAGGGGCGCAGAATGCGAAAGGATGCAGTATTTCTGAGTCTAAATTAAAAGTGCCGCCTGCCTTGCATGATGAGGATAAAATTCTACATAAAGGAGATGAAAGAACTGTGGGAAGCAGTAAACCTATTGTGTCTGAAGCAACCTCTGGGAGTGAAAAAGTTGAAAAGGACAATGAAACATCAACCTGCTCGTCCTCTGAAATGGCTGATGACAACCCAGATACCGTTAAGGATTCAAATATTGCCCTATTGGCAGAGCAGAAACCATCTGGTGCAACAGGAATTCAATCAGAGTCCAAGGAGGGGAAGAGTGAGGATGCTGTTCCTTGTTCTGGTTCTGGAAATACTTTACAGTTGCAGTTGAAGGGCGAAAACACAGATGAAGATAAGGCCATGGGTCACTCTGAGCAGACTGTGAAAGACGAAAGGGATAAGAGTACGGAAAGAAAAGACGCTTTGGAACACAGCAGCGAATTCTCTCAGGAGATTAAGGAAAGAAAGGAGACTTCTGGTCACTGTTCTGGGACACCAATTCCTCGTGTTCAGTCACCTTCAGTACCCGTGCAAGAAAATCACAAGCCTGGGTGCAAGTTGGAAGCTATTGAATCAGGGGAAAAAGAGGAGCGGCAAATTTCAGGTGTGAATGCCTCGGGGTCAGATACTGCTGTAAAGCTGGACTTTGATTTGAACGAAGGTTTCCCTGTTGATGATAGTATTCAACAAGAGTTTGTTAAAGCAGGAGATCCTGGAGCTTCATCTTCTGTTCATGTTCCTTGCCCTTTACCCTTCCAAATGCCTTCCATGTCGGGGAGTTTCCCTGCATCAGTTACTGTGGTTGCACCTGCCAAAGGTTCATTTGTCCCTCCTGAAAACCCAATGCGGAGTAAGGGTGAACTAGGATGGAAAGGATCTACAGCTAGGAGTGCATTCCGACCTGCTGAGCCCCGAAAAAATTTGGAAGCACCACTCAGCACAAGCGATCCACCTGTTGTTGATACTGCTTCTAGCAAACAAGGCCGCCCACCATTGGACTTTGATCTCAATGTGCCTGACCAGAGAGTTTATGAGGATGTTGTTTCCCAAAACCCTGCACATGTCATGGATCACAAGTCTGGGTCTCATGATCGCGGTGCTGGAGGGCTTGATCTCGATTTGAATAGAGTTGATGAGAGTCCTGATATCGTTCCGCTTCCTGTTATCAACAGTTGTAGGTTAGAGATTCCTCCTTTGCCAAGTAGGTCATCATTATCTGGTGGACTATCTAATGGTGGAATTAATGACTCCAGAGATTTTGATTTGAACAATGGCCCCGGCCTTGATGAAGTGGGGACTGAAGCTGCACCATTTACCCAGCATATAAAAAGCAGTGTGCCTCTGCGAACACCTGTTTCTGGGTTAAGAATGAATAGCCCTGACTTTGGGAATTTTTCAGCATGGTTCGCTCCTGGAAACTCATATCCTGCCATCACAGTCCCATCCATTTTTCCAGGCAGAGGTGAGCAGAGTTATGGTACTGCTGCTGGGTCACAGAGAGTCTTGTGTCCTCCCACTGGTAACCCCTCATTTGGTCCTGAAATCTACAGGGGGCCTGTACTGTCGTCCTCAACTGCAGTGCCGTTTCCTCCTACTACATATCAGTATGCAGGATTTCCTTTCGAAACCAATTTTCCTCTGTCATCGAGCTCCTTTTCAGGTTGTTCAACTGCATATGTGGATTCATCATCTGGTGGGGCACTCTGCTTCCCCACCATGCCTTCACAGCTCATGGGACCGGGTGGTGTAGTCTCATCACCTTACCCACGACCCTATATGATGAACCTTGCTGGCAGCAGCAGTAATGTTGGCCTTGATGGTAGGAAATGGGGTAGTCAGGGCCTTGACCTCAATTCCGGGCCTGGAGGTACAGAAGCAGAACGGAGAGATGAGAGGTTGCCATCAGGGTTGAGGCAGCTTTCTGTTCCCAGTTCACAAGCCCTTGTAGAGGAACAGTTGAAGATGTTTCAGGTGGGAGGGGTATTGAAGAGAAAGGAGCCTGATAGTGGATTGGATGCTGTCGATCGCATGAGCTACAAGCAACCTTGGCAGCAGTAG